In Pseudomonas sp. GCEP-101, one DNA window encodes the following:
- a CDS encoding acyl-CoA dehydrogenase C-terminal domain-containing protein: protein MADYKAPLRDMQFVLNEVFEVANLWAELPALAETVDAETASAILEEAGKVTGGVIAPLNRSGDEEGCSWSAEGVKTPAGFPEAYRTYAEGGWVGVGGDPAFGGMGMPKVIGAQVEEMVNSANLSFGLYPMLTAGACLSLLNHASEELKAKYLPNMYAGTWAGSMCLTEPHAGTDLGIIRTKAEPQADGSFKISGTKIFITGGEHDLTENIIHLVLAKLPDAPAGSKGISLFLVPKVMVNADGSLGERNAVSCGSIEHKMGIKASATCVMNFDGATGWIVDAPNKGLAAMFTMMNYERLGVGIQGLATGERSYQSAVEYARERIQSRAPTGPVAKDKAADPIIVHPDVRRMLLTMKALNEGGRAFSSYVAMQLDTAKYSEEPTTRKRAEELVALLTPVAKAFLTDMGLETTIHGQQIFGGHGFIREWGQEQLVRDCRITQIYEGTNGIQALDLMGRKIVGSGGAYAKLFTDEIRAFTASASAELAEFTGPLNAAVQNLDELTAWVLDRAKGNPNEIGAASVEYLHAFGYTAYAYMWALMARAALGKEGQDEFYASKLGTARFYFARLLPRIHSLTASVKAGSESLYLLDAAQF, encoded by the coding sequence ATGGCTGACTACAAAGCTCCCCTGCGCGACATGCAATTCGTCCTCAATGAAGTCTTCGAGGTCGCCAATCTCTGGGCCGAACTGCCCGCCCTGGCCGAGACCGTGGATGCCGAGACCGCGTCGGCGATCCTCGAAGAGGCCGGCAAGGTCACCGGCGGCGTGATCGCCCCGCTGAACCGCAGCGGCGACGAAGAAGGCTGCAGCTGGAGCGCCGAGGGCGTGAAAACCCCGGCCGGCTTCCCCGAGGCCTACCGCACCTACGCCGAAGGCGGCTGGGTGGGCGTGGGCGGCGATCCGGCCTTCGGCGGCATGGGCATGCCCAAGGTGATCGGCGCCCAGGTCGAGGAAATGGTCAACTCCGCCAACCTGTCCTTCGGCCTGTACCCGATGCTGACCGCCGGTGCCTGCCTGTCGCTGCTCAACCACGCCAGCGAAGAACTCAAGGCCAAGTACCTGCCGAACATGTACGCCGGCACCTGGGCCGGCTCGATGTGCCTGACCGAGCCGCACGCCGGCACGGACCTGGGCATCATCCGCACCAAGGCCGAACCGCAGGCCGACGGCAGCTTCAAGATTTCCGGCACGAAGATCTTCATCACCGGCGGCGAGCACGACCTGACCGAGAACATCATCCACCTGGTGCTGGCCAAGCTCCCCGACGCGCCGGCCGGTTCCAAGGGCATCTCGCTGTTCCTGGTGCCGAAGGTGATGGTCAACGCCGACGGCTCGCTGGGCGAGCGCAACGCCGTGTCCTGCGGCTCCATCGAGCACAAGATGGGCATCAAGGCCTCCGCCACCTGCGTGATGAACTTCGACGGCGCCACCGGCTGGATCGTCGATGCGCCGAACAAGGGCCTGGCCGCCATGTTCACCATGATGAACTACGAGCGCCTGGGCGTGGGCATCCAGGGCCTGGCCACCGGCGAGCGCTCCTACCAGAGCGCCGTGGAATACGCCCGCGAGCGTATCCAGAGCCGCGCGCCGACCGGCCCGGTCGCCAAGGACAAGGCCGCCGACCCGATCATCGTCCACCCGGACGTGCGTCGCATGCTGCTCACCATGAAGGCGCTGAACGAGGGCGGCCGCGCCTTCTCCAGCTACGTCGCCATGCAGCTGGACACCGCCAAGTACAGCGAAGAGCCGACCACCCGCAAGCGCGCCGAGGAACTGGTCGCCCTGCTGACCCCGGTGGCCAAGGCCTTCCTCACCGACATGGGCCTGGAAACCACTATTCACGGCCAGCAGATCTTCGGTGGCCACGGCTTCATCCGCGAGTGGGGCCAGGAGCAGCTGGTACGCGACTGCCGCATCACCCAGATCTACGAAGGCACCAACGGCATCCAGGCGCTGGACCTGATGGGCCGCAAGATCGTCGGCAGCGGCGGCGCCTACGCCAAGCTGTTCACCGACGAGATCCGTGCCTTCACCGCCTCGGCGTCGGCCGAGCTGGCCGAATTCACCGGCCCGCTGAACGCCGCCGTGCAGAACCTGGACGAGCTGACCGCCTGGGTCCTGGACCGTGCCAAGGGCAACCCGAATGAAATCGGCGCCGCCTCGGTCGAGTACCTGCACGCCTTCGGCTACACCGCCTATGCGTACATGTGGGCCCTGATGGCGCGCGCTGCGCTGGGTAAGGAAGGCCAGGACGAGTTCTACGCCAGCAAGCTCGGCACCGCGCGCTTCTACTTCGCCCGCCTGCTGCCGCGTATCCACTCCCTGACCGCCTCGGTGAAGGCCGGCAGCGAGTCGCTGTACCTGCTGGACGCCGCGCAGTTCTAA
- a CDS encoding LysR family transcriptional regulator, which produces MDFRQLRYFVALYEEGHVGRAAERLAISQPALSQQIRQLEQNLDVALFQRSGKRLLPTAAGHTLYNHAVPLLEGLERAREALRAFRGQSARSLAIGVLQTVNASLVPHLVECLHAAQPHVQVRIYELSGVEIERRLLIGQLDIGIGFLPPRQPALHGVELYPDELQLVIPADHPLKDFKKVSLAQAAELPMLLLGEEFRARQIWQEQLAAIGRRPRVQAELNHMGGILDSLPQSRFATVLPGRARQMHGHKDLLWKPLSEPRIPLSVGLVYRDAQRQQPTVELLRSLLDGAV; this is translated from the coding sequence ATGGATTTTCGCCAGCTCCGCTATTTCGTCGCGCTGTACGAGGAAGGCCATGTCGGGCGTGCCGCCGAACGGCTGGCGATTTCCCAGCCGGCGCTCTCGCAGCAGATCCGCCAGTTGGAGCAGAACCTCGACGTGGCGCTGTTCCAGCGCAGCGGCAAGCGCCTGCTGCCCACTGCCGCCGGACACACGCTGTACAACCATGCGGTGCCGCTACTCGAAGGCCTGGAGCGGGCCCGCGAGGCGCTGCGTGCGTTCCGCGGGCAGAGCGCGCGCAGCCTGGCCATCGGCGTGCTGCAGACGGTCAACGCGAGCCTGGTGCCGCACCTGGTGGAATGCCTGCACGCCGCGCAGCCGCATGTGCAGGTGCGCATCTACGAACTCTCCGGCGTGGAGATCGAGCGTCGCCTGCTGATCGGCCAGCTGGACATCGGCATCGGTTTCCTGCCGCCGCGCCAACCGGCGCTGCACGGCGTGGAGCTGTACCCGGACGAGCTGCAACTGGTCATCCCGGCGGACCATCCGCTGAAGGACTTCAAGAAGGTGTCGCTGGCGCAGGCGGCGGAACTGCCGATGCTGCTGCTCGGCGAGGAATTCCGCGCCCGGCAGATCTGGCAGGAGCAGTTGGCGGCCATCGGCCGCCGGCCGCGGGTACAGGCCGAGCTGAACCACATGGGTGGCATCCTCGACAGCCTGCCGCAGAGCCGCTTCGCCACCGTGCTGCCCGGGCGCGCACGACAGATGCACGGGCACAAGGATTTGCTGTGGAAGCCGCTGAGCGAGCCCCGCATTCCGCTGAGCGTGGGGCTGGTGTACCGCGATGCGCAGCGGCAGCAACCAACGGTGGAGCTGTTGCGCTCGCTGCTGGATGGGGCAGTGTAA
- a CDS encoding MOSC domain-containing protein: MESIVIQGVFIGKVEESWGGLLSDIDQLETHEEVWLGAQGLPGDARADLRRDGGLDRALHHYPAEHYRHWRKLHPQTRWRQPAFGENLSTFGLNEQEVCIGDLFRWGEALIEVSQPRSPSYRLARRWNLPELPLEVQQQGRCGWFYRVRRAGMVAADAPLELVQRHYPQLTVASLLDWYFGHPLERTGLRLMMACDALSLRWRKTAAQRLTSGVLEDWTARLAGPECSEQGGLPG, from the coding sequence GTGGAAAGCATCGTCATCCAGGGCGTTTTCATAGGCAAAGTCGAAGAGAGCTGGGGTGGTCTGCTCAGCGATATCGACCAGTTGGAAACGCACGAGGAAGTCTGGCTCGGCGCCCAGGGGTTGCCGGGGGACGCGCGGGCCGACCTGCGCCGCGACGGCGGCCTGGACCGCGCGCTGCACCACTACCCGGCCGAGCACTACCGGCACTGGCGCAAGCTGCACCCGCAGACGCGCTGGCGACAGCCGGCCTTCGGCGAGAACCTGTCCACCTTCGGCCTCAACGAACAGGAGGTCTGCATCGGCGACCTGTTCCGCTGGGGAGAGGCGCTGATCGAAGTGAGCCAGCCGCGCTCGCCCAGCTATCGGCTGGCGCGGCGCTGGAACCTCCCCGAGCTGCCGCTGGAAGTGCAGCAGCAGGGGCGCTGCGGCTGGTTCTACCGGGTGCGCCGTGCCGGCATGGTGGCGGCTGACGCGCCGCTGGAACTGGTGCAGCGGCACTACCCGCAGCTCACCGTGGCGAGCCTGCTGGACTGGTACTTCGGCCACCCGCTGGAACGTACCGGGCTGCGCCTGATGATGGCCTGCGACGCGCTGTCCCTGCGCTGGCGCAAGACCGCTGCACAACGCCTCACCAGTGGCGTGCTGGAAGACTGGACGGCCCGCCTGGCGGGCCCCGAATGTTCGGAGCAGGGCGGCCTGCCAGGCTGA
- a CDS encoding PhoX family protein produces the protein MSERFQDFHDRLAAFDDQSINPSGNVPMSELIDASRRRLLKNSLVLGAVGFLGGGLFPGRSLFAADAPVPTALLGFKGVPVQQDPKFDRVIVAEGYTARPFFSWGDTVVTGAPAWKGDASEDWKAQELQAGDNHDGMHYFPFPDAPDSHGLLVINHEYINPTLHPKGQTFEDRPDGSRGRPEGEVRKEIAAHGLSVIEVKKDAGGQWQRVEGSSYNRRITGSSPLDLSGPLAGHDLLRTASDPEAKRVLGTLNNCSMGVTPWGTYLACEENWHQYFVNRDKDDFAKRVSHKRYGLSNGQFSNYYAWEAVDERFDATPKADQPHGGHVNEPNRFGWVVEIDPFDPTSTPKKRTAVGRFCRECSTLSLGADNRMAFYYGDDTKGEYIYKFVPAGTYHPDNRAANADLLDEGTLYVARFNADGSGQWLPLVHGQNGLTAENGFPSQAEVLVNARAAADKLGATPMDRPEWVAVQQTTREVYVSLTNNDARGKKQPVDAANPRKENLHGQILRWNEAGGDPTATSFQWDIFLLAGEQKGSGAPQNLIGTINGDIFSSPDGLYFDTAGRLWIETDYDDAEAPMQAMGCNQLLCADLHSREVRRFLVGPRGCELTGITQTPDGKTLWVNIQHPTLSFPASDGKSIPRSTTLVITKDDGGVIGT, from the coding sequence ATGAGCGAGCGTTTCCAGGATTTCCACGACCGACTGGCCGCTTTCGACGACCAGTCGATCAACCCCTCCGGCAATGTGCCGATGAGCGAACTGATCGACGCCTCGCGCCGTCGCCTGCTGAAGAACAGCCTGGTGCTGGGCGCCGTCGGTTTCCTCGGCGGCGGCCTGTTCCCGGGCCGCTCGCTGTTCGCCGCCGACGCGCCGGTGCCCACCGCGTTGCTCGGCTTCAAGGGCGTGCCGGTACAGCAGGACCCGAAATTCGACCGGGTGATCGTCGCCGAGGGCTATACCGCCCGGCCGTTCTTCTCCTGGGGCGACACCGTGGTGACCGGCGCGCCGGCCTGGAAAGGCGACGCCAGCGAAGACTGGAAAGCCCAGGAGCTGCAGGCCGGCGACAACCATGACGGCATGCACTACTTCCCCTTCCCCGATGCGCCGGACAGCCACGGCCTGCTGGTCATCAACCACGAATACATCAACCCGACGCTGCATCCGAAGGGCCAGACCTTCGAGGACCGTCCCGATGGTTCGCGCGGTCGTCCGGAAGGCGAGGTGCGCAAGGAAATCGCGGCCCACGGTCTGAGCGTCATCGAGGTGAAGAAGGACGCCGGGGGCCAGTGGCAGCGCGTCGAGGGGTCGAGCTACAACCGCCGCATCACCGGCAGCTCGCCGCTGGACCTGTCCGGCCCCCTGGCTGGCCACGATCTGCTGCGCACCGCCAGCGACCCCGAGGCCAAGCGGGTACTCGGCACCCTGAACAACTGCTCCATGGGCGTCACGCCCTGGGGCACCTACCTCGCGTGCGAGGAGAACTGGCACCAGTACTTCGTCAACCGCGACAAGGACGACTTCGCCAAGCGCGTTTCGCACAAGCGCTACGGACTTTCCAACGGCCAGTTCAGCAATTACTACGCGTGGGAAGCGGTGGATGAGCGCTTCGATGCGACGCCCAAGGCGGACCAGCCCCACGGCGGCCACGTCAACGAACCGAACCGTTTCGGCTGGGTGGTGGAGATCGACCCGTTCGACCCGACGTCCACGCCGAAGAAACGCACCGCCGTCGGCCGCTTCTGCCGCGAATGCTCGACCCTGTCGCTGGGCGCCGACAACCGCATGGCGTTCTACTACGGCGATGACACCAAGGGCGAGTACATCTACAAGTTCGTCCCCGCAGGCACGTACCACCCGGACAACCGCGCGGCGAACGCCGATCTGCTGGACGAAGGCACCCTCTACGTCGCGCGCTTCAACGCCGACGGCAGCGGCCAGTGGCTGCCGCTCGTGCATGGGCAGAACGGCCTGACGGCCGAGAACGGTTTCCCCAGCCAGGCCGAGGTGCTGGTCAACGCCCGCGCCGCTGCCGACAAGCTGGGCGCCACGCCCATGGACCGCCCCGAGTGGGTGGCCGTGCAGCAGACCACCCGCGAGGTGTACGTCAGCCTCACCAACAACGATGCCCGCGGCAAGAAGCAGCCGGTGGACGCCGCCAACCCACGCAAGGAAAACCTCCACGGGCAGATCCTGCGCTGGAACGAGGCCGGCGGAGACCCCACCGCCACCAGCTTCCAGTGGGACATCTTCCTGCTGGCCGGCGAGCAGAAAGGCTCCGGCGCGCCGCAGAACCTGATCGGCACCATCAACGGCGACATCTTTTCCTCGCCGGACGGGCTCTACTTCGACACCGCCGGCCGTCTGTGGATCGAGACCGACTACGATGACGCCGAGGCGCCGATGCAGGCCATGGGCTGCAACCAGTTGCTCTGTGCCGACTTGCACAGCCGCGAGGTGCGCCGCTTCCTGGTCGGCCCGCGCGGCTGCGAGCTGACCGGCATCACCCAGACGCCGGACGGCAAGACGCTGTGGGTGAACATCCAGCACCCGACGCTCAGCTTCCCCGCCAGCGACGGCAAGAGCATCCCGCGTTCCACGACGCTGGTGATCACCAAGGACGATGGGGGCGTGATCGGGACCTGA
- the fnr gene encoding fumarate/nitrate reduction transcriptional regulator Fnr — protein sequence MIKPQPYCKNCRLAPPTLSDDKVQELEAIIKPGHLLHKGDFVFRQGDPFHSVFLVRSGSIKTFTTNEQGLEKITGFYYATEIFGFSGMGEGAYPVSAQALESTLCSEIPFSQLEELSSQIPGLSHQIMLMMSRKIREDQQMKLLLSRLNSDSRIAAFLLNISAHFRERGFSATRFRLSMSRNEIGDYLGLAVETVSRSFTRLQKHGLIRVDGRETEIVDFTELCALAGGEVEL from the coding sequence ATGATCAAACCGCAACCGTACTGCAAGAACTGCCGCCTGGCGCCACCGACGCTGAGCGACGACAAGGTCCAGGAGCTGGAGGCGATCATCAAGCCGGGGCACCTGCTGCACAAGGGCGATTTCGTGTTCCGCCAGGGCGACCCGTTCCATAGCGTGTTCCTGGTGCGCTCCGGTTCGATCAAGACCTTCACCACCAACGAGCAGGGGCTGGAGAAGATCACCGGCTTCTACTACGCCACCGAGATCTTCGGGTTTTCCGGCATGGGCGAAGGCGCCTACCCGGTCTCGGCGCAGGCGCTGGAGAGCACCTTGTGCAGCGAGATTCCGTTCAGCCAGCTGGAGGAGTTGTCGAGCCAGATTCCGGGGCTTTCGCACCAGATCATGCTGATGATGAGCCGCAAGATCCGCGAGGACCAGCAGATGAAGCTGCTGCTCTCGCGCCTGAACTCCGACTCGCGCATTGCCGCCTTCCTGCTGAATATTTCCGCGCACTTCCGCGAGCGCGGCTTCTCCGCCACGCGCTTCCGCCTGAGCATGTCGCGCAACGAGATCGGCGACTACCTGGGCCTGGCGGTGGAGACGGTGTCGCGCAGCTTTACCCGACTGCAGAAGCACGGACTGATCCGCGTGGATGGACGGGAAACCGAGATCGTCGACTTCACCGAGCTGTGCGCGCTGGCCGGGGGTGAAGTCGAGCTGTGA
- a CDS encoding COG4705 family protein, whose amino-acid sequence MKICATTLGETAGDLLSMTLNVGYAVSSLILISVFLVTLVGQLASKRYVPWLYWLVILSTSTAGTTMSDFMDRTLELGYATGSAILISILAAIFAAWRFSGTSLSVDNIRSFKGEMFYWVAILFSNTLGTALGDFLADDSGLGFAGGALLIGSLIAVVVLLHYFTRLSSVLLFWVAFVLTRPFGATLGDVLTKSHEKGGLDFGTIGSSAILAGILVALVVVVSVRQKREEQGSAAVLSS is encoded by the coding sequence ATGAAGATCTGCGCCACCACCCTGGGGGAAACCGCCGGCGACCTGCTGTCGATGACCCTCAACGTCGGCTATGCGGTCAGCTCGCTGATCCTCATCAGCGTGTTCCTCGTCACCCTGGTCGGCCAGCTCGCCAGCAAGCGCTACGTGCCCTGGCTGTACTGGCTGGTGATCCTCTCCACCAGCACCGCCGGCACCACCATGTCCGACTTCATGGACCGCACCCTGGAACTCGGCTATGCCACCGGCTCGGCGATCCTCATCAGCATCCTGGCGGCCATCTTCGCGGCCTGGCGCTTCAGCGGCACCTCGCTGTCGGTGGACAACATCCGCAGCTTCAAGGGCGAGATGTTCTACTGGGTCGCCATCCTCTTCTCCAACACCCTGGGCACCGCCCTGGGCGACTTCCTCGCCGACGACTCGGGCCTGGGCTTCGCCGGCGGCGCGCTGCTGATCGGCAGCCTGATCGCCGTGGTGGTGCTGCTGCACTACTTCACCAGGCTGTCCTCGGTGCTGCTGTTCTGGGTGGCCTTCGTGCTGACCCGTCCGTTCGGCGCCACCCTGGGCGACGTACTGACCAAGTCCCACGAGAAGGGCGGGCTGGACTTCGGTACCATCGGCTCCTCGGCCATTCTCGCCGGCATCCTGGTGGCGCTGGTGGTGGTGGTCAGCGTGCGGCAGAAGCGCGAAGAGCAGGGCAGCGCCGCGGTGCTGTCGTCCTGA
- a CDS encoding NAD(P)/FAD-dependent oxidoreductase: MFLRSTEPVGTYYAGANPELIQPREALREPLDCDVLVIGAGFSGLHTALQLIEGGRQVCMIEASRIAWAASGRNGGQALPGWSSDLGPIEDDLGHEGALRLWQGMLWAALELRDLPQRHGFDCDYRIGHLWTAVLPRRVGALYDWQAEANRRWGYEGLQFIPREDLPQWIASDRYQAGLYDPNSAHLNPLKLAYGLAGAIERAGGRIFEQTRALSLRETGSGYEVTTEHGTVRCAALVLACNAYIDGLDRDVSERILPVGTYQVATAPLGEELACSLLPKNCCVTDNQFVLDYFRLTPDHRLLFGGGCTYLGGMPRDIRAATRPYVERVFPQLKGVELEYAWGGHIDCSMRRTPDIGRRGDLYWLQGYSGHGVLPSLAAAHAVSEALFGRSDELDLYQRIRNPGFPGGQRFAAPLEAVGKAWYRLRDFV; the protein is encoded by the coding sequence ATGTTCCTGCGTTCGACCGAGCCGGTCGGCACCTACTACGCCGGCGCCAACCCCGAGCTGATCCAGCCCCGCGAAGCCCTTCGCGAACCGCTGGACTGCGACGTCCTGGTGATCGGCGCCGGCTTCAGCGGCCTGCACACCGCGCTGCAACTGATCGAAGGCGGCCGCCAGGTCTGCATGATCGAGGCCAGCCGCATCGCCTGGGCCGCTTCCGGACGCAACGGCGGGCAGGCCCTGCCGGGTTGGTCCAGCGACCTGGGGCCCATCGAGGACGACCTCGGCCACGAAGGCGCGCTGCGCCTGTGGCAGGGCATGCTCTGGGCTGCCCTTGAGCTGCGCGACCTGCCGCAACGCCACGGCTTCGATTGCGACTACCGCATCGGCCACCTGTGGACCGCGGTGCTGCCGCGCCGGGTCGGTGCACTCTACGACTGGCAGGCCGAAGCCAACCGTCGCTGGGGCTACGAAGGCCTGCAATTCATCCCCCGTGAAGACCTGCCGCAGTGGATCGCCAGCGACCGCTACCAGGCGGGCCTGTACGACCCGAACTCCGCGCACCTCAACCCGCTGAAGCTCGCCTACGGCCTGGCCGGCGCCATCGAGCGCGCCGGCGGGCGCATCTTCGAGCAGACCCGCGCGCTGAGCCTGCGCGAGACCGGCTCCGGTTATGAGGTGACCACCGAGCATGGCACCGTGCGCTGCGCCGCCCTGGTGCTGGCCTGCAATGCCTACATCGACGGGCTGGACCGCGACGTCTCCGAGCGCATCCTGCCGGTGGGCACCTACCAGGTTGCCACCGCGCCGCTGGGCGAGGAGTTGGCCTGTTCGCTGCTGCCGAAGAACTGCTGCGTCACCGACAACCAGTTCGTCCTCGACTACTTCCGCCTGACCCCCGACCATCGCCTGCTGTTCGGCGGCGGCTGCACCTACCTGGGCGGCATGCCCAGGGACATCCGCGCCGCCACGCGTCCCTACGTCGAGCGCGTGTTCCCGCAGCTCAAGGGTGTGGAACTGGAATACGCCTGGGGCGGGCACATCGACTGCAGCATGCGCCGCACCCCGGACATCGGCCGGCGCGGCGATCTCTACTGGCTGCAGGGCTATTCCGGCCACGGCGTGCTGCCGAGCCTGGCCGCCGCCCACGCGGTGAGCGAAGCCCTGTTCGGCCGCAGCGACGAGCTTGATCTCTATCAACGCATCCGCAATCCCGGGTTCCCCGGCGGCCAGCGCTTCGCCGCGCCCCTGGAAGCCGTGGGCAAGGCCTGGTATCGATTGCGGGACTTTGTCTAA
- a CDS encoding helix-turn-helix domain-containing protein, producing MTQTATNGHLATLIRDLRKHKNLTLGELAEQIGRSVGFLSQVERGLSQPTVADLTAISEALGVPTTYFYAGDTRRERDWVTRPNDRRTLYYAGGITDILASPNMSGGFSLLDSILAPGATSGDGHLDDSSEQGGFVLEGELTIWYEDDTVTLYANDSFQLPPHSQFRYGNLTDKPTRVLWIFT from the coding sequence ATGACCCAGACGGCCACCAACGGACACCTTGCCACGCTGATCCGCGACCTGCGCAAGCACAAGAACCTCACCCTGGGCGAGCTGGCCGAGCAGATCGGCCGCTCGGTGGGCTTCCTCTCCCAGGTCGAGCGCGGCCTGTCGCAACCCACCGTCGCCGACCTCACCGCGATCAGCGAAGCCCTCGGCGTGCCGACCACCTACTTCTACGCCGGCGACACCCGCCGCGAGCGCGACTGGGTGACCCGGCCGAACGACCGCCGCACCCTCTACTACGCCGGCGGCATCACCGACATCCTCGCCTCGCCGAACATGTCCGGCGGCTTCTCCCTGCTCGACAGCATCCTCGCCCCCGGCGCCACCAGCGGCGACGGCCACCTGGACGACAGCTCGGAGCAGGGCGGCTTCGTTCTTGAAGGCGAACTGACCATCTGGTACGAGGACGACACCGTCACCCTGTACGCCAACGACAGTTTCCAGCTGCCGCCGCACAGCCAGTTCCGCTACGGCAACCTGACCGACAAACCGACAAGGGTGCTCTGGATCTTCACCTGA
- a CDS encoding glutamine synthetase family protein: protein MNRPTYPDLLSEVRAFRQQYPDIRYVDLICLDIPGHFYGKRYPVDMLEKVAAGSPLKLPQNCVLLGAQGGLHPIGDYCFNDGDPDAPRRLIPGSLKPVRWENQPLGQMLISSDGTEAPIEFEPREVLARVMQRLESKGIRPVVAFELEFYLFDRKLDAGLPQYPRDPLCDDEDDQPNMHIERLSRFSDVLHEIVDASREQGVDANVITAEIGPGQFEINFAHCDDGLHAADQAALFTRATRGVALKHGYRASFMSKPYLHAPGSGMHVHVSLYDRDGNNLLDRDHQQALRHAVAGCLELLPHCMPIFAANHNAYRRYGSRVNAASKASWGFEDRDACIRIPESDGKNLRIEHRLAGADANPYLVLAAILTGMEHGLETRQEPIPPLNDDRASGIDFPRDMLGAVAAMENHPVVKDGLGSEFVFVYCENKRHDHLDFMNEVSAREYRWFL from the coding sequence ATGAACCGCCCGACCTATCCCGACCTGCTCAGCGAAGTTCGCGCCTTCCGCCAGCAATACCCGGACATCCGCTACGTCGACCTGATCTGCCTGGACATTCCCGGCCACTTCTACGGCAAGCGCTACCCCGTGGACATGCTGGAGAAGGTCGCCGCCGGCAGCCCGCTGAAACTGCCGCAGAACTGCGTGCTGCTGGGCGCACAAGGGGGCCTGCACCCCATCGGCGACTACTGCTTCAACGACGGCGACCCGGATGCGCCGCGCCGCCTGATCCCCGGTTCGCTCAAGCCGGTGCGCTGGGAGAACCAGCCGCTGGGGCAGATGCTGATCAGCTCCGACGGCACCGAGGCGCCCATCGAATTCGAACCGCGCGAAGTGCTCGCCCGCGTCATGCAGCGCCTGGAGTCCAAGGGCATCCGCCCGGTGGTGGCCTTCGAGCTGGAGTTCTACCTGTTCGACAGGAAGCTCGACGCCGGCCTGCCGCAATACCCCCGCGACCCGCTGTGCGATGACGAGGACGACCAGCCGAACATGCACATCGAGCGCCTGTCGCGCTTCTCCGACGTGCTCCACGAGATCGTCGACGCTTCCCGTGAGCAGGGCGTGGACGCCAACGTCATCACCGCCGAAATCGGCCCGGGCCAGTTCGAGATCAACTTCGCCCACTGCGACGACGGCCTGCATGCTGCCGACCAGGCCGCGCTGTTCACCCGTGCCACCCGTGGCGTGGCGCTCAAGCACGGCTACCGCGCCAGCTTCATGAGCAAGCCGTACCTGCATGCGCCGGGCAGCGGCATGCACGTGCACGTCAGCCTGTACGACCGCGACGGCAACAACCTGCTCGACCGCGATCACCAGCAGGCGCTGCGCCACGCCGTGGCCGGCTGCCTGGAGCTGCTGCCGCACTGCATGCCGATCTTCGCCGCCAACCACAACGCCTACCGCCGCTACGGCTCCCGCGTGAACGCGGCGAGCAAGGCCAGCTGGGGCTTCGAGGACCGCGATGCGTGCATCCGCATTCCGGAGTCCGACGGCAAGAATCTGCGCATCGAGCACCGCCTGGCCGGCGCCGACGCCAACCCCTACCTGGTGCTCGCGGCGATCCTCACCGGCATGGAGCACGGCCTGGAAACCCGCCAGGAGCCGATTCCGCCGCTGAACGACGACCGCGCCAGCGGCATCGACTTCCCCCGCGACATGCTCGGCGCCGTCGCCGCCATGGAAAACCACCCGGTGGTGAAGGACGGCCTGGGCAGCGAGTTCGTCTTCGTCTACTGCGAGAACAAGCGCCACGACCACCTGGACTTCATGAACGAAGTCAGCGCGCGGGAGTACCGCTGGTTCCTCTGA
- a CDS encoding YqaE/Pmp3 family membrane protein — protein MDFIRILIAIILPPLGVFLQVGFGGAFWLNILLTLLGYIPGIVHAVYIIAKR, from the coding sequence ATGGACTTCATCCGCATCCTCATCGCCATCATCCTGCCGCCGCTGGGCGTGTTCCTCCAGGTCGGTTTCGGCGGCGCGTTCTGGCTCAACATCCTGCTGACGCTGCTCGGTTATATCCCCGGCATCGTCCACGCCGTGTACATCATCGCCAAGCGCTAG